GCGCGTCTACCAATTTCGCCACAAGCGCAAACGACGCCCAGCAGCGGGGCCACTCGGTCGGTGGTTGCTGTTGGTGGTGCAAAGATAGCGGGCACCGGCGGCTTCACGCAAGCGCACTGCCGCATTTTTGGCGGGGCTACTCCTAGCCAACGCCTCGAAAAATTGTTTTTCAGCTACTTGCGCCCGCATTTTTTTATTTAAAACGGCGCTTTTGGAGTACAATACGCCCGCTCTACTGCCTTTACCCCACTCTTTTTCGCTTTCAATGACTGTTTCCTCCCCTTCTGCCTCGCCTGCCAGCCCTGCCGGGGCTGACTTCGGACCCGTTGCCTGGTTTTATGATGCGCTGGCGGGGCTAGTATTTGGCGGGGCGCTGCGACGGGCGCAGCGGGCTACCCTGGCCGCCGGGCTACCGGCCGGCCCGGCACCGCGCGTGCTGGTGCTGGGCGGCGGCGCCGGCTGGGTGCTGGGCGAAATCTGGCGGCAGCGCCCCCAGGCCCAGGTGCTGTACCTGGAAGTATCGGCGGCTATGCTGGCCCGCACCCGCGCCCGGCTGCGCCGGCACCCGGCCCCGCCCGGCGCCACCGTGGAGCTGCGCCAGGGCACCGAGGCCAGCCTGCGGCCCGGCGAGCAGTTCGAGGTAATCGTTACTTTTTTTGTGCTCGACTGCTTTACCGAGGTAGCCCTGCCGGGTGCGCTAGCCCGGCTGCAGGCGGCCCGCTGCCCCGGCGCGCCGTGGCTGGTAACCGACTTTCGGCCGGCGCGGCGCGGCTGGCGGCATTGGCTACTGCGGGCGATGTACTGGTTTTTTGGCTTTACGGTGGGGCTGCGGGTGCAGCAGCTGCCTCCCTGGCCCACCGAGCTAGCCGCGCTGGGTCTAAATCCTAATTGGGTACAACTTTTTTTTGGTAACGCCATAACCGGGATAGTCCTAAAATAACCTGAAAATAAAAACCTATGAAATAGGTTGAAAAACCGCTCAGCAGTGCTTATTTCCTATTTACTTTGCATCGGCTAAAACTACGCTAGCCCCACTATCAATACAATTTAGTATTATTCAACTGGTTTTTATGAAAAAACTTCTGCGCACGAAAGGTTTGGCTGGCATGGCACTGGTTGGGCTGCCTGGCCTGGCGCTCGCCCAGGCTCCTGGCACTATGCTGCTGGCCAGCATTACGGTACCTACTACTGCTCGAAAACCAACCCCTAGCCTGCCTGTCAAACCCAAACCTACCATACCTACCAAGCTGGCCGCCGGCCCGGTAGCTAAGCCCCTGGCCCCGGCAGTCCAGCCTGCCGCGCGCCCGGTAGCCGCCCCAGCAGCTAAGCCAGTAGCCGCCTCAGCAGCCAAGCCAGCAGTGGCAGCGGCCACCAAGTCGGCTAAGCCGGCCGCTGCTCCGGCGGCTCGACCAGTGGCCGCGCCGCTACCTAAAACTGCTGCTGAGGCAGCTCCGCCAGCGGCTAGTGCCCAGCCAGCAGCAGTGCCGGCCGCTAAGCCGACGCCTAACGCGGCCCCCCGGCAGGTAGCCTCGGTAAAGGCCGATGGCCCGGCCGTGCGCTACGCGGTTTCATTTCCGAATGCCGTGCACCACGAGGTGCGCGTGGCAGCTACGTTTGCGGGCCT
The genomic region above belongs to Hymenobacter sp. BRD128 and contains:
- a CDS encoding class I SAM-dependent methyltransferase is translated as MTVSSPSASPASPAGADFGPVAWFYDALAGLVFGGALRRAQRATLAAGLPAGPAPRVLVLGGGAGWVLGEIWRQRPQAQVLYLEVSAAMLARTRARLRRHPAPPGATVELRQGTEASLRPGEQFEVIVTFFVLDCFTEVALPGALARLQAARCPGAPWLVTDFRPARRGWRHWLLRAMYWFFGFTVGLRVQQLPPWPTELAALGLNPNWVQLFFGNAITGIVLK